A segment of the Leclercia adecarboxylata genome:
TTGCGGCCACGGAAGCCCACAGGCAGGTGAACATCACCGTAACCGACAGCGGCGGTGGGATCCCGGATTACGCCCTGGCGCGGATTTATGAACGCTTCTACTCGCTCCCGCGCTCGAACGGGCTGAAAAGCAGCGGGCTCGGGCTGGCCTTTGTGCAGGAGGTAGCGCGTCTGCATCAGGGCAGCATCGATTTGCAAAACCGGCCCGAAGTCGGCGTGACGGCCACGCTGACACTTCACCGTCCCTTCACATAACTTCAAACTGGCCCCACATAGCGCAGTTAGGCTCTCTTCATCACAAAGGAGAGCCACTATGAAATCCCCCCTGTTCTGGAAAGTCAGCACCCTGTTGGGGTGCATTCTGCTGTTACTCGTCCCGCTGTTTATGGTGGGTAATCTGATTTCGGAGCGCGAGAGCTACCGCAACGCGGTCGAAAACACGCTGCGTCAAAGCACCAGTGGCCCACAGCAGCTGGTTGGCCCGCTGATCGCCATTCCGGTGACGGAGATTTACTACAAGCTGGAGGACGAGAAAAAAGTTGAGTATAAGAAAAGCTATATGCACTTCATCCTGCCGGAGTCGCTGTTAGTCGAAGGTAATCAGCACGTTGAGACGCGCAATATCGGCATCTATGACGGGCAAATCTGGAACACCGATCTCAGGATCAAAGCCCAGTTTAATACCGATAAACTGGCGCAGCTGAAGGGTGAAACCATGACCCTGGGGCAGCCTTTTATCGTGGTTGGCGTCGGTGATGCGCGCGGAATTGGCGTGGTGAGCGCGTCAAAAATCAACGGTGAGACCTTAAGCATTGAGCCCGGCTCAGGTGTGCACGGGGCGTTATCCGGCATCCATATGCCCCTGACCGACAACGCGCTGGCGCTTAAAACCTTCACCCTGGAGATGTCGTTGAATCTGGCGGGCACCGGCAGTTTCGCAGTGGTTCCGGTGGGGCGCAACAGCGAACTGACCCTGACCAGCAACTGGCCGCATCCGGGTTTTATGGGTGACTACCTGCCGGTTAAGCACCAGATTAGCGACTCGGGCTTCCAGGCGAACTGGAAAAGCAGCTGGTTTGCCAACAACCTGGCGGGCTGGTTCAACGACAGGGAGACGCCCGAATGGCAGACTATCCCGGCCTTTAGCGTGACGGTCGCCACCCCCGCGGATCAGTATCAGCTCACGGACCGCGCGATTAAGTACGCCATTCTGCTGATTGCCCTGACCTTTATGGCTTTCTTTGTCTTTGAAACCTTAACCGGGCTGCGCCTGCATCCGATGCAGTATCTGCTGGTCGGTCTGTCGCTGGTGCTGTTCTATCTGGTGCTGCTGGCGCTGTCAGAGCATGTTGGTTTTACACCCGCCTGGATTATTGCCAGCCTGGTGGGAGCGGTGATGAACGGCGTTTATCTGCAGGCGGTGCTGAAAAGCTGGAGACGCAGCGGCATGTTTGTGGTGGCGCTGCTGGGGCTGGACGTGGTGATGTGGTTCCTGCTGCGTTCGGAAGACAGCGCACTGCTGCTGGGTTCTGCCGTTCTGGCACTGGCGTTGTTCGCAGTGATGTATCTCACCCGTCACTTTGACTGGTACTCGCTTTCCCAGCCGAAACGCCCGGAGCCACCAGCCGAACCGGATAAAGATGCGATGCGGTTATGGAAATAAAAAAACGGCGCGAAAGCGCCGTTTTTTTATGGCCGATCTGCGGGATTACTCCTGCAGGTCGCCGCAGAAACGATAGCCTTCACCGTGGATGGTGGCGATGATTTCTGGGGTATCCGGCGTGGATTCGAAGTGTTTACGAATACGGCGGATGGTAACGTCAACGGTGCGGTCGTGCGGCTTCAGCTCACGGCCGGTCATTTTTTTCAGCAGTTCTGCACGGGACTGGATCTTGCCCGGATTTTCGCAGAAGTGCAGCATGGCGCGGAATTCGCTGCGCGGCAGTTTGTACTGGTCGCCCTGAGGGCTCACCAGCGAACGGCTATTAATATCAAGTTCCCAGCCGTTGAATTTGTAGCTGTCTACGCTACGACGCTCTTCGCTGACCGTGCCCAGGTTCATGGTGCGGGACAGCAGATTGCGTGCACGAATGGTTAACTCGCGAGGGTTAAAAGGTTTGGTGATATAGTCATCCGCACCGATTTCCAGGCCAAGAATTTTATCAACTTCATTGTCGCGGCCGGTCAGGAACATTAACGCAACGTTCGCCTGCTCGCGCAGCTCGCGCGCCAGCAGAAGGCCGTTTTTACCCGGCAGGTTAATGTCCATGATGACCAGGTTGATATCATTTTCAGAAAGGATCTGATGCATCTCTGCGCCATCGGTCGCTTCAAAGACATCGTAGCCTTCTGCTTCGAAAATGCTCTTTAACGTGTTGCGTGT
Coding sequences within it:
- the creD gene encoding cell envelope integrity protein CreD codes for the protein MKSPLFWKVSTLLGCILLLLVPLFMVGNLISERESYRNAVENTLRQSTSGPQQLVGPLIAIPVTEIYYKLEDEKKVEYKKSYMHFILPESLLVEGNQHVETRNIGIYDGQIWNTDLRIKAQFNTDKLAQLKGETMTLGQPFIVVGVGDARGIGVVSASKINGETLSIEPGSGVHGALSGIHMPLTDNALALKTFTLEMSLNLAGTGSFAVVPVGRNSELTLTSNWPHPGFMGDYLPVKHQISDSGFQANWKSSWFANNLAGWFNDRETPEWQTIPAFSVTVATPADQYQLTDRAIKYAILLIALTFMAFFVFETLTGLRLHPMQYLLVGLSLVLFYLVLLALSEHVGFTPAWIIASLVGAVMNGVYLQAVLKSWRRSGMFVVALLGLDVVMWFLLRSEDSALLLGSAVLALALFAVMYLTRHFDWYSLSQPKRPEPPAEPDKDAMRLWK
- the arcA gene encoding two-component system response regulator ArcA, with amino-acid sequence MQTPHILIVEDELVTRNTLKSIFEAEGYDVFEATDGAEMHQILSENDINLVIMDINLPGKNGLLLARELREQANVALMFLTGRDNEVDKILGLEIGADDYITKPFNPRELTIRARNLLSRTMNLGTVSEERRSVDSYKFNGWELDINSRSLVSPQGDQYKLPRSEFRAMLHFCENPGKIQSRAELLKKMTGRELKPHDRTVDVTIRRIRKHFESTPDTPEIIATIHGEGYRFCGDLQE